A window of the Lactuca sativa cultivar Salinas chromosome 5, Lsat_Salinas_v11, whole genome shotgun sequence genome harbors these coding sequences:
- the LOC111907105 gene encoding inactive beta-amylase 9, with product MEMSLISSSPATGGDFSQLGNSYNNTSLMFISSFATKSQMGFRQIIRCPNLHIKVAARSLSHSQPAASTMVSNPKDSVKLYVGLPMNSVSDCHSINHSRAISAGLRALKLLGVEGVELPIWWGVAEKEAIGKYQWSGYLTLVDMIQKAGLKLHITLCFHGCKQENIHLPKWVSEIGESEPDIFFADRSGKRYKDCLSFGVDDLPVFHGKTAMNVYQGFVESFKTSFSSFMGSTITGITIGMGPDGELRYPSHQDQNKNKIGLGAGEFQCYDQNMMNNLKKHSENHGNPNWGLSGPHDAPNYNQHPLINTFFKEEGSWETPYGDFFLSWYSTQLVSHADKILSMAASTFSDTPVILSGKLPLIHSWYRTRSHPAEVAAGFCNTVNRYEEIIKVFHKNSCRMILPGMDLLDEEEPNELCSSPEMLLEEIRDGCRKNGVEVCGQNLEIAGSSESFEQIRKNLVGGNGIEVFVYQRMGAQFFSPVHFPLFSAFVRRIKELELDSDDLGGNGRDSVVSVPGKNRKMQAA from the exons ATGGAGATGTCGTTGATTTCAAGTTCTCCGGCCACCGGAGGAGATTTTTCTCAATTGGGCAATAGTTATAACAACACTAGTCTGATGTTCATCTCTTCATTTGCCACCAAGTCGCAGATGGGTTTTCGTCAAATAATCAGATGCCCTAATCTTCATATCAAGGTGGCTGCTCGATCTCTTTCTCATTCTCAACCTGCTGCTTCCACCATGGTTTCCAATCCC AAAGATAGCGTGAAGTTATATGTTGGATTACCGATGAATTCAGTTTCCGATTGCCACTCAATAAACCATTCAAGAGCAATATCAGCAGGACTTAGGGCTTTAAAGTTATTAGGAGTCGAAGGTGTAGAGCTCCCAATTTGGTGGGGAGTTGCAGAGAAAGAAGCAATTGGAAAATACCAATGGTCAGGCTACCTTACTCTTGTAGACATGATTCAAAAAGCAGGTCTTAAGCTTCACATTACCCTTTGCTTCCATGGCTGCAAACAAGAAAACATCCACCTCCCTAAATGGGTTTCTGAAATTGGGGAATCTGAACCGGATATTTTCTTTGCTGATCGCTCAGGGAAGCGCTATAAAGACTGTTTGTCTTTTGGTGTTGACGATCTTCCTGTTTTTCATGGCAAAACCGCCATGAATGTCTATCAAGGATTCGTGGAGAGCTTCAAGACGTCCTTCTCTTCATTCATGGGCTCCACAATCACA GGTATAACAATCGGTATGGGCCCAGATGGTGAGCTTCGATACCCATCTCATCAAGATCAAAACAAGAATAAAATTGGTTTAGGAGCAGGGGAATTTCAATGTTACGATCAAAACATGATGAACAATCTCAAGAAACATTCCGAAAATCATGGAAACCCAAATTGGGGACTTTCTGGTCCACACGACGCCCCAAATTACAACCAACACCCACTTATCAACACCTTCTTTAAAGAAGAAGGATCATGGGAGACTCCATACGGTGATTTCTTTCTTTCATGGTATTCAACCCAACTTGTATCTCACGCTGACAAGATCCTATCAATGGCTGCCTCCACTTTTAGCGACACTCCAGTCATACTGTCGGGAAAGCTTCCTCTTATCCACTCATGGTACAGAACCCGGTCCCATCCAGCTGAGGTGGCAGCAGggttttgtaacaccgtgaacAGATATGAAGAAATTATAAAAGTATTTCATAAAAACTCGTGTAGAATGATCTTGCCTGGAATGGATCTTTTGGATGAAGAAGAGCCAAATGAGTTGTGTTCGAGTCCTGAGATGCTTCTTGAAGAGATAAGAGATGGTTGCAGAAAGAATGGAGTTGAGGTTTGTGGTCAGAATTTGGAGATTGCAGGAAGCAGTGAGAGTTTTGAACAGATTAGGAAGAATTTGGTGGGTGGGAATGGAATTGAGGTGTTTGTTTATCAGAGAATGGGGGCTCAGTTCTTTTCGCCTGTACACTTTCCTTTGTTTTCAGCATTTGTTAGGAGAATTAAGGAATTGGAATTGGATTCCGATGATTTGGGTGGAAATGGGAGAGACAGTGTTGTATCTGTACCTGGTAAGAACCGAAAGATGCAAGCTGCATAG
- the LOC111907102 gene encoding putative receptor-like protein kinase At5g39000 yields the protein MLSLHKHENIISLLGFCDESNEKILVYEYVFRRSLDINLNNNDLTWIRRLKICIGAARGLAYLHNPGTTQQRVLHRDIKSSNILIDENWNAKISDLGLSKFGPANQKYTFLVSNTVGTIGYCDPLYAETGLLTKESDVYSFGVVLFEVLCGRMCISNENGNLQSLTSLVRRYYDENKINEIICDKIKEGINTKSLEAFTTIAYKCLNRELEERPLMTDIVMLLEIALQYQEGGGPSTDVASSQKKTRHSQFDAILEERKRRRIISKRLTARRLRMRKQKNHDDIIGVANQLKNENTKILTMNSVTTQRLDQIEAENLILRAQLIIYHMIIQLPHK from the exons ATGCTTTCTCTTCACAAGCATGaaaatattatttctttattAGGGTTTTGTGACGAAAGTAACGAAAAGATCCTTGTTTATGAGTATGTATTTAGGAGAAGTCTTGACATCAATCTCAACAACAACGATCTTACTTGGATTAGACGACTAAAGATTTGTATTGGGGCAGCTCGTGGACTAGCATACCTCCATAATCCCGGTACGACCCAACAAAGAGTTTTACATCGTGATATTAAGAGTTCGAACATCCTCATAGATGAAAACTGGAATGCCAAAATTTCAGATTTAGGTCTGTCCAAATTTGGTCCTGCCAATCAGAAATATACATTTCTTGTCTCCAACACTGTTGGCACAATTGGGTATTGTGATCCTTTATATGCAGAAACAGGGTTATTAACAAAAGAGTCAGATGTTTATTCGTTCGGTGTGGTGTTGTTTGAAGTGCTATGTGGGAGGATGTGTATTAGCAATGAAAATGGTAATCTTCAATCTCTAACATCATTAGTGCGACGGTATTATGACGAAAACAAAATAAACGAAATTATATGTGATAAAATAAAGGAGGGAATAAATACTAAATCTTTGGAGGCATTTACCACGATAGCTTATAAATGTTTGAATAGAGAATTGGAAGAACGTCCGTTAATGACTGACATCGTGATGTTACTTGAAATTGCACTTCAATATCAA GAGGGTGGTGGTCCAAGCACAGATGTTGCATCATCACAGAAAAAG ACCCGCCACTCTCAATTCGATGCTATATTAGAAGAAAGGAAGAGGAGGAGAATTATTTCCAAACGTCTAACGGCACGCAGATTAAGGATGAGGAAACAAAAGAACCATGATGATATCATTGGCGTAGCTAACCAACTAAAGAACGAAAACACTAAGATCCTTACTATGAATAGTGTCACCACACAACGACTTGATCAAATTGAAGCAGAGAACCTTATTTTGAGGGCTCAATTGATCATTTATCACATGATTATTCAGTTACCACACAAATGA